GCGCGTCACTTCTTTGTCATAAGTTTCATTGTACTGCGTGGTCTCTAGGCGTTTTACGTGGCGGGTCAGGCCTTCGCCCTCTAAAGAACTGGCCAGATACTCCTGGCTGGGCAATTCCACCGAATACAGTTTGTTCAGGTAGTACTCGCGCTGGGCCGCCGTGAAGGGTTTGTCCTGTTCCTGGTCCAGATCCAGCAGGGTGTTCACCAGTTCCCGGCCGCTGCGCAGGTTATGGTCGGTTTCCATGTAGGCGTCTGCGTTGGACAGAATGGTCTGGTATTCGTTCTTGAAAATGCGTTGGTAGGTGTGGTTGCGGGAGAATTCACGGTCGCGCTGCTGCGCCAGGCCTTTGAGCCGTTTGTAGTCCTGAATGACCGCGAACATGGTTTTGGCGTTCCCCTCGGGGCTGTTGTTTTTGTAGTTGAGGCGGTAATTGTTCAGGTTCTGCTTAAGGTCCGCGAAGTTCCTGAGAAACTCCACATAGTATTTTTCCTGCTTGTAGGCGTCATCATTCACCAAACCTGAATTGTAGGCCTGTTCAATGCGCACCCGGCGTTTCTCAATGGATTCAGTGGTGATTTCTGAGCCCGTGAGCGCATCCATCTTGTACAGGCTCTTGTAGTTGGCCACCACCAGCACCGGATAATCTTTGAACGCCAGCGCCGCCTCCAGCTTCTGCCGCTCAAACCCCTGCGGACTGTTGCTCAGTAACTCCGCCAGGCGGGCGGTGCGCAAAGCCGGAATTTTCGCAAAACTCGGCACGAACACATAAACCCGCACAGAATGCAAGCGCGTGTCAAAATTCTGGCCTTCATACAGCCTGATGGTGGAGCTGAATTTGTATTCTTTTTTCTGCGCCACGTTCCGGATCAGATTCCCGAACTCGCCCACCAGGGAGAAAAGCGGCAACTGCGCCGTGCCCTGCTTGCTGATGTTGGTGAGTTGGTTGGCGATGAGGTTGAAGAACACCTCGCGGCTGTCTGAGGTGAACAGTTTGGCGTCAATGGTGGCGTCAATGTTGCGTTCATCCTGGGCCAGGGGCAGTTTGTCAATGATTCTGATGGCCTCAATGTTGTCTGAGATGCGGGTCACGTACTCTTTCTTGGCGTTGGGCGGCTCAATGGCGAAGTTGTACAGCGGGTACACCACCGGTTCCTGCCCAAACAGCTTGGCGTTCTTGAGCTGCGCCGAAATAAACAACGACTCCAGGTTCACAAAATCGCGCCGGCGGGCTTTGGACGAGCCTTTTTCCAGTTCGTTGACCACCTTGGTAAACTGCCCGGCGTTGAACAGGTACATGTCGGTGGTGAGGTACTGCCATTCATCGGTGAACTCAAATTTGTCCAGGTAATTATAGCCCAAACGGGTTTCAATCATGTCCTGCGCCTGCGTTTTGCCCGCCACCAAGCCCAGCCACACCATGCACCACCAAACCAGTCTTTGTCTCATCATGTATTCTAAAACTCTCAACTTACGTAACGAACCAATCCCGTGCCTCGTGCCTTTCCCACAAAGTTCGCACCTAAAATAGCCAAAGCAAACAGGAAAAGGTTGCTTGCTGTTATGTTTCTGCCTAGCTTTCTCTTTTTGAACCAAACCCCGTGTGCTGTGCCCTTGTCTTTTTGGCCGAGACTTTTGTTTCTTTCCTCTCCGCGTTTTTGGTTCTGGCTGGTAGTGGTTTGCAACCTCCTGTACTTTTTCCTGGAGCACGAAGGCCTTTACCACCAAGACGATTACTCCTACGCCAAACATGCCTATGACGCCCTGCAGGGCCGGTTTTGTGCTACCGGCTCCATTTTCTGCCACCGGCTCATGGTCACCTTGCCTACGGCTGCCGTGTACGCGGTGTTGGGCGTAGGGCCTTATACCACCACGCTGTACCCTTTGCTCTGCACCTTAGGCACGTACGGCCTGCTCTACCAGACGTTCCAGAAAGAGTACCCGGTCGCTATTTCGTGGACCTTGGTCTTTCTGGGGCTTTTTTATTTTCTCCTGAACACCGTCAATTACCTGTACCCAGACAACCTTCTGCTGTTCTACACCACCGCCTGTCTCCTGATTCTTTATAAAACCAGAGGAAAGCAACAAGTGCCCTGGTGGTGGGCGGTGGGGTTAGTGGGGCTGGGCTTTTGCGCATTTCTGGTGAAGGAGACCGTGGTGTACCTGTTGCCTTTCTGCCTATTGTTGGCCGTGCAGGATCTCAGAAAGAAACGCCTGGTCTCTTTCTGGCTGGTTGGCGTAGGTGTTGGCATAGTTTTGCTTGGCTTGTATTTCGGCTTTTATTCCCAGACGGAAAGAGGCCTGTGGTGGCGCTTCGAGGAGATTGAAGCTTATAGTCTGCATTTGAAGGAAGGCTATCTCAACAGAACGTCTTCACTGGCCCTGATGAAGCGCCTCACCTACGGCCCGCTGCTCTTTTTCATTGGCACCGGCATGGCGGTTCCGTTGGTATTTCTTTTGGGTTGTTTCCTGGCGCATCCTGAAAAGCAGCAGTGGTCATTGAATTCCGCCCAGGGGTACTGGTTTTGGGCGATGGTTTTCATGCTGGCCCCGCTGTGGCTGGGCACGGTGAGTTTGGACCATTACAAGCCTATGAGCCTGGTGCCGCGCATGCTCCACCCTTTACTACCTACTTTCTGCCTCAGCGCGGGGTTTGCTATTCAGACTACGGGTTTTACAAAACGAACTCTGGGTTGGCTTGCAGGTCTGTTTATAATGTGCGCCTTCCTGGCATACGGCGAAATGAAAGTGTACTATGTGCCGTTCATGCTTCTTTTTGCCGCAGCGTGGGCATTGCCGAGAATTAGTACGCTGGCTGCATTCCTTGCTTTGCCCGTGTTAGTGGTGGTGCAGCTGGTACGGCCTGCATATTTTATCTGGAAACCGTCGGTGAACAATTACTTTGCGCAGGCGCAGGTGTTGGACAAGTACTTACCGGCCTCTACTACGCAAACCATGTTGCTGATCTCTGACCCTATGACTACCGCGCATCTGGACTTTTTCTATGGGTTTGAGATTCCTGCTGCCATCAAAGCTGTTTCGTTCCAAGACTCCTTGACCATACAAAACCGGCAGGCAGAAAAAGTGTATCTGCTTATCAACAACGGCCTGCTGGGCAACCCCGAAATTCTGGGCCAACCCACCGATCAAGAACTTCTCAAACCATTCCCCGGAGCCAAACTTATTGCCCAAAATGAAAAAGTGAAGCTTTTCCTCCTTCCCCAAAAAGTCAGGCCATAAAAAAGCCGTTTTGGGGCTCATTTCTGAAAATGAGCCCCAAAACGGCCATAAAATAAACTCATGCAACCCCCGTTACGTGAAGCAAAACCCCGAAGAAGTCAGTTGCCTTTGTGGGTGTTATCACCAATAAACCAAGTGCAGGAGCCGTTTCACTTGCTGGTGAGAACACGCAGCAAGGGCGAGAGTTTTTTGAGTTAGCTTCACTAAAAGGTTCGGTTTTAACCAACTCCTTACCCCTTCAAATCTAGCACATCAGCACCTTCAAAATCAGCGCCTTAATTTCCGGCTTGCTCTTTCTTGATGCGTTGGTACTCGCCTAGGTCGGCTTTGTTTTCAAGGGCCAGGTACTCGGCTTGCAGGGCTTTTATTTTGGTGGCGTGCCGAAGGATGATGTCGTCATGCAGTTCCTTCTCGCGGGCGTTGAGGCGTTTGTAGATACCGTTGGCGTAGTCCCAGTCTTCCATGGACCAGGCGTCTTTGCGGGCGCGCACCTGCTGCAAGAAGTTCACGTAGGCATCTTTAAGGTTCTCTGGCGTGGTCTGGCCGAGGTTGCTGTAGGCGCCCAGTAATTCTTGTTCCATCTGCGCCAGTTTTCCGGGCGCAGGAGTGCGGGATTTTCTTAAAGCGTCTTCGGCTTTCTTGCGGGCCAGGGCGGCGCGGGCTTCTTTGGCTTCTTCCTTGGTTTTGGAGGCCACGCTTTCCACGGTTTCATCCAGCTTGTCAATTTCACGGTTCACGGTTTCCTTGCGTTCGCGGGGCGTGGAATCACAGGAAATGGTGCCCAGCAGAATGCCTGCCAGAAACATGAACAGCGATACGGGAAACAGATACGGTCTTTTCATAGTACACAAGATTGAACCTTGCATACGAAACCTGCCCCCCTTAGGGTTGTTCCGCTACCTATGGCCAAAAACGCATTCCCCTACCAGCTGGACTTCAAGACCACCAATTTCAGGGAACACCCAGAACTGTACCGCGTGGGCGTGGGCGAACAGGGTGTGCTCCTGGTGGAACCGTACAAAAGCGAGATTCTGCCGCACTGGCGCTTCAAGAACGTGGAAGTGGCCACCATTTCTGCCCAAAAGATTTACGCCCTGTTTGAGGACTACTTGGCCCGGCAGGATTTTGTGGGCGCCGACATGGCCCGGAAGTTCCTGCAGATGGGCTTCACCCGCGCGCGCCGCTACGCCAACCATAAAAGTGGCCGCAAATACAAATCTGAGGAAGATGATTCTACCCAAGGCCTGGCCTATCCCTATTCCTCGGGCAGCGCGCACAAAGGCAATGACCAATTACCGCAAGCCAAGGACGCCCTCACCAACGAGAAAGCACAGGCCGCCGCCATCTTCAAAAACTTCTGGTTCAAAGCCAAAAACCATCCGGAATATTTGAAACAGAAGCAGGAATTCAGGGAGAGGTATTACGTAAAATAGCGTTTTGGAGCTCATTTCTGGAAATGAGGGCAAAAACGACACTTCAAATTTGCAAATATTCCGTCCCCCTTTAAAAGGGGGTAGGGGGATGACAAAGCCGCTTGAAACACCATTAACTTAAAAATGGGAGTAAGTAAATTGATCCTCGGGAATGTTAATCAGTAAAACACATCATCCCCCTACCCCCTTCAAAGGGGGACGAAATGCGTCTTATAACTAAGAAGTCAATATTAAGGCGCTTTACAATGGGAAATTAAGTTAAATCCCGTTTTTGCCCTCATTTTCAGAAACGGAGCCAAAAACAGAAAAGCCCCAGAAATCTCTGGGGCTTTTCTTTCAATCCATAGTCTAACTCTACTTCGCGGCTTGGCGAGCTTTGTGCGCGGCAATGCCGGCGTCTAGGTATTGGATGAATTTCTGCACGTTGGGTTCGTAGGCGATGGGCTTGTCTATCAGTTTCTGCTCGTTGGCGTCCATAACCACGTAATACGGCTGGGCGTTGGCGTTGAATTGGGTGATCTGATAGTCGGCGTTCTTTTTGCCCATGGTGTTTTTCACCTTGCCGTCATGCGTGCTAGTCACCCATTCGTTTTGCGGCAGTTCGGTTTTATCATCCACGTACAGGGCCACAATCACAAATTCCTCACGCAGGCGCTTCAAGACCTCGGGGTGCGACCACACGTTGGCCTCCATTTCGCGGCAGTTCACGCAGCCGTGGCCGGTGAAGTCAATAAAGATGGGCTTGTTTTGCTCAGCGGCGCAACGCTTGGCCTGCTCCAGGTCAAAATAACCGGTGAGGCCGTGCGGCAGATGCAGAAATTCAGAATACTTGGGCGTTTCACAGGTTTGGTTCTGGGCCGAAGTCGGTTTTTCGCGCAGCAGCGCCGACAAATCAAAATCATGCGTGGCCTGAGGCGGTAAATACCCCGAAAGCGCTTTCAGCGGCGCGCCAAACATGCCCGGAATCATGTACACTACAAAAGAAAACGTAGCAATGGCCAACATCAACCGCGGCACGCCCAAATACGGCAAATCTGAATCATGCGAAAGTTTCAGTTTACCCAACAGATACAGCCCCATCAAGGCAAAAATCACAATCCAAAGCGCCAGATAGACTTCGCGGTCCAAGATTCCCCAGTGGTACACTTGATCGGCAATACTCAGGAATTTCAAGGCCAAAGCCAGTTCCAGAAAGCCCAGCACCACTTTCACGGAGTTCAACCAGCCCCCGGACTTGGGCAGGCTGTTGAGCAGGTTGGGGAAAATTGCGAACAAA
This region of Rufibacter sp. LB8 genomic DNA includes:
- a CDS encoding glycosyltransferase family 39 protein, which produces MFLSSPRFWFWLVVVCNLLYFFLEHEGLYHQDDYSYAKHAYDALQGRFCATGSIFCHRLMVTLPTAAVYAVLGVGPYTTTLYPLLCTLGTYGLLYQTFQKEYPVAISWTLVFLGLFYFLLNTVNYLYPDNLLLFYTTACLLILYKTRGKQQVPWWWAVGLVGLGFCAFLVKETVVYLLPFCLLLAVQDLRKKRLVSFWLVGVGVGIVLLGLYFGFYSQTERGLWWRFEEIEAYSLHLKEGYLNRTSSLALMKRLTYGPLLFFIGTGMAVPLVFLLGCFLAHPEKQQWSLNSAQGYWFWAMVFMLAPLWLGTVSLDHYKPMSLVPRMLHPLLPTFCLSAGFAIQTTGFTKRTLGWLAGLFIMCAFLAYGEMKVYYVPFMLLFAAAWALPRISTLAAFLALPVLVVVQLVRPAYFIWKPSVNNYFAQAQVLDKYLPASTTQTMLLISDPMTTAHLDFFYGFEIPAAIKAVSFQDSLTIQNRQAEKVYLLINNGLLGNPEILGQPTDQELLKPFPGAKLIAQNEKVKLFLLPQKVRP
- a CDS encoding DUF4385 domain-containing protein; protein product: MAKNAFPYQLDFKTTNFREHPELYRVGVGEQGVLLVEPYKSEILPHWRFKNVEVATISAQKIYALFEDYLARQDFVGADMARKFLQMGFTRARRYANHKSGRKYKSEEDDSTQGLAYPYSSGSAHKGNDQLPQAKDALTNEKAQAAAIFKNFWFKAKNHPEYLKQKQEFRERYYVK